One window of Candidatus Cloacimonadota bacterium genomic DNA carries:
- the coaE gene encoding dephospho-CoA kinase (Dephospho-CoA kinase (CoaE) performs the final step in coenzyme A biosynthesis.), which yields MNDNKRELFVIGISGSVGSGKSLAVEWFKKQGFITVSSDIVGHDLLLKEKVKERVVEVFGKEILLDGQIDRKKLGDIVFDDPEKLKILNSILHPLIIAQIQDLINSSSTEVIVFEVPLLFETGIEGMFDLIINISASHEVRLQRLVERDKLSAAEIEQRFRSQFSDETKRELADITVENNCRKECLFNQLEVLGQFLFGRDE from the coding sequence ATGAATGACAATAAGAGAGAACTATTTGTTATTGGAATATCCGGTAGTGTCGGAAGCGGGAAAAGCTTAGCTGTAGAATGGTTCAAAAAACAGGGCTTTATAACTGTTTCCTCAGATATTGTCGGACATGATCTTTTGCTTAAGGAGAAAGTTAAAGAGAGAGTAGTTGAGGTTTTTGGGAAAGAGATACTATTGGATGGTCAAATAGATCGAAAAAAATTGGGAGACATTGTCTTTGATGATCCTGAGAAGTTAAAAATCCTGAATAGTATATTACATCCCTTAATTATAGCTCAAATTCAAGATTTGATCAATTCTTCAAGCACTGAAGTTATTGTATTCGAGGTACCATTACTTTTCGAAACCGGAATTGAAGGCATGTTTGATTTGATTATCAATATCTCAGCTTCACACGAGGTTAGATTGCAGAGGTTAGTTGAACGTGATAAATTATCCGCAGCAGAAATTGAGCAGAGATTTCGTTCTCAGTTTTCTGATGAGACCAAGAGAGAACTGGCTGATATTACGGTTGAAAACAACTGCCGCAAAGAATGTCTATTCAACCAATTAGAAGTTCTTGGACAATTCTTATTTGGTAGGGATGAATAA